The proteins below are encoded in one region of Macrococcus armenti:
- a CDS encoding ATP-binding cassette domain-containing protein yields MTSEILVRLLNVTKYFRQVSGFQKFRDFMLPESKNHIVEVKDVTIHLYRGEILALVGLPNSGKSIIGKLMAKVVEPNSGRVKNEYLTFLASHNHIFEGVSSVRQLIESIFLTYNLPLSEYNERRKRVVIFAELEGKEKVAIQDLTTEERTKLLVSLAYFIKPDVIIFDELYQYMDDNFKEKFHMVIDMFKKEQRAIVLIDSNMELIESRANYITWMSHGQVKKSGMPSEVLPQYKNYVSDYKSCRTDEERELFDLQMRMSRSLNHDKDEKLSRIKKYGGAIFDETLQRTLMSTLMLLLGITVMFLLLINDIGMRQTEVAADEKGIVEKTTSEFREKYAIGVTNKEMTLKGDNSVKLPAGITLTISSIGDKTYKVDYQKKTLEVAKQDITYINPAALYDEYTFNDLEDYMYGNYANYREFFNGYLGKSHKVINSELYPESNDRFKIKLTKNDIYLHFNDNDVLNGISFPMVNKDKLKQKYKINTDQWIIKLDNGYAIADFSNNEWLIIKM; encoded by the coding sequence ATGACAAGTGAAATTTTAGTGAGGTTGCTCAATGTAACGAAGTACTTTCGACAAGTCAGTGGTTTTCAGAAATTCCGTGACTTTATGTTACCTGAGTCTAAAAATCATATCGTAGAAGTTAAGGACGTGACAATTCATCTCTATCGTGGTGAAATTCTTGCTTTAGTTGGATTACCGAACTCAGGAAAGTCTATAATCGGGAAGCTGATGGCGAAAGTAGTAGAGCCAAATAGCGGCCGTGTCAAAAATGAATATTTAACGTTTCTTGCAAGTCATAATCATATATTTGAAGGTGTTTCATCTGTAAGGCAACTCATTGAGTCGATATTTCTTACATATAATCTGCCGCTCAGTGAATATAATGAACGTCGAAAACGTGTCGTTATATTTGCTGAATTAGAAGGAAAAGAGAAAGTAGCAATACAGGATTTAACGACGGAAGAACGTACGAAACTACTCGTAAGTCTCGCATACTTTATTAAGCCTGATGTGATTATCTTTGATGAGCTTTATCAATATATGGATGACAATTTCAAAGAGAAGTTCCATATGGTTATCGATATGTTTAAAAAAGAACAGCGTGCAATCGTTTTAATAGACTCAAATATGGAATTAATAGAATCACGTGCGAACTATATAACTTGGATGAGTCACGGACAGGTGAAGAAGTCTGGTATGCCATCTGAAGTACTACCGCAGTATAAAAATTATGTAAGTGATTATAAAAGCTGTCGAACAGATGAAGAACGAGAGCTGTTCGATTTACAGATGCGCATGTCACGCAGTTTAAATCATGATAAAGATGAAAAGCTGAGCAGAATTAAAAAGTACGGTGGCGCAATCTTCGATGAGACGTTACAACGCACATTAATGTCAACGTTAATGCTTTTGCTCGGTATCACTGTCATGTTCTTATTACTGATTAATGATATTGGTATGCGACAAACAGAAGTTGCAGCCGATGAAAAAGGGATTGTAGAAAAGACAACTTCAGAGTTTCGTGAGAAGTATGCAATAGGTGTAACGAATAAAGAAATGACGCTTAAAGGTGACAACTCAGTGAAGTTACCAGCAGGCATCACTTTGACGATTTCAAGTATCGGTGATAAGACGTATAAAGTCGACTATCAGAAGAAAACGCTTGAAGTTGCGAAACAGGATATTACGTATATTAACCCTGCAGCACTTTATGATGAATATACATTTAATGATCTGGAAGACTATATGTATGGCAATTATGCAAATTATAGAGAGTTTTTCAACGGTTACCTCGGAAAGTCTCATAAAGTCATCAACAGTGAGCTTTACCCGGAATCAAATGACCGATTTAAAATAAAACTTACGAAAAATGATATATATTTGCATTTCAATGATAATGATGTACTAAATGGTATCAGTTTTCCAATGGTCAATAAAGATAAGTTAAAGCAGAAGTATAAGATTAACACGGATCAATGGATTATAAAATTAGATAACGGCTACGCAATTGCTGACTTCAGCAACAATGAATGGCTGATTATTAAGATGTAG
- a CDS encoding YfhH family protein, with protein sequence MDEKKLIEMTPHELQQITADYREKARKAEMMGVVNEYEVWMRKALIAESYLVDATKVQPGKVYALIGNERAYFKVDRVKGVFAWGFRLGGSVEEEGIPLALLQL encoded by the coding sequence GTGGACGAGAAGAAACTGATTGAAATGACACCACATGAATTACAGCAAATAACAGCAGACTACCGTGAGAAAGCGCGTAAAGCTGAAATGATGGGTGTTGTGAATGAATATGAAGTATGGATGCGAAAAGCATTAATTGCAGAAAGTTACTTAGTAGATGCAACGAAAGTGCAGCCAGGAAAAGTATATGCACTTATTGGTAATGAACGTGCATACTTTAAAGTAGACCGTGTTAAAGGTGTGTTTGCATGGGGATTCAGACTCGGCGGTAGTGTTGAAGAAGAAGGTATCCCGCTTGCGCTGTTACAATTATAA
- the recX gene encoding recombination regulator RecX, with amino-acid sequence MEHKITKIEVQKNNKDRFNLYINGNFFAGIDAATYVHFNLRKDLILSDEDLRNIGEYDGYRVAINNALNYLSYKKRTELEVREYLNKCEVRAEVVDSVIQYCKENKYIDHEDYAKSYMNTLINTTDKGPVIFAQTLKQLGVEQAIIDKYQHQFELLVTSERIDKISQKVMKKYEKKQSAKMIEQKVIQTLIQKGYNLDIANDAMKNVKLKTSDIALDKAFEKTVTRLARKHEGFILSQKVIQSLMQKGFQYDDIMTKIKDSGLSGREETD; translated from the coding sequence ATGGAACATAAAATAACTAAAATTGAAGTGCAGAAAAATAATAAAGATAGATTTAACCTGTATATTAACGGTAACTTCTTTGCGGGTATTGACGCAGCAACGTACGTACATTTCAATTTAAGGAAGGATCTAATCTTATCTGATGAAGATTTAAGAAATATCGGTGAGTATGATGGATATCGCGTTGCAATCAACAATGCACTGAACTACTTATCATATAAGAAACGTACAGAGCTTGAAGTAAGGGAATACTTAAATAAATGCGAAGTAAGGGCTGAAGTGGTTGACAGCGTTATACAATACTGTAAGGAAAACAAATATATCGATCATGAAGATTATGCGAAAAGCTATATGAACACTTTAATAAATACGACAGATAAAGGACCGGTTATATTCGCTCAGACACTTAAGCAATTAGGGGTTGAGCAAGCGATTATCGATAAGTATCAGCATCAGTTTGAATTGCTTGTTACGTCAGAACGTATTGATAAAATTTCGCAAAAAGTAATGAAGAAATATGAAAAGAAACAATCCGCAAAAATGATAGAACAGAAAGTTATTCAAACTCTTATTCAAAAAGGTTATAATTTGGATATTGCAAATGATGCGATGAAAAATGTTAAACTAAAAACAAGCGATATCGCACTTGATAAAGCATTTGAGAAAACAGTAACGCGACTTGCACGTAAACATGAAGGGTTTATACTGAGTCAGAAAGTAATTCAGAGTTTAATGCAAAAAGGTTTTCAGTATGATGATATCATGACTAAAATAAAGGATAGTGGTTTAAGTGGACGAGAAGAAACTGATTGA
- a CDS encoding glycosyltransferase: MKRRGCGCLSILLIPFLILLFYIGFNVFQGYRVNIDDLKSIEQKQTFVSADSMPKHLTGAFVALEDKRFYKHSGVSFLGTTRAIFVSLKNGEASQGGSTITQQLVKTYFFNNEKSISRKIKEVVVAKRIEHQYSKEQILSYYLNTIYFGDNLYSVEDAANYYFNTSTHVSNAYYPQVTVLQSALLASAINAPSIYQIDDYTHDVALKSRTKFTLEKMLEQNVINRAQYNEALAGL, encoded by the coding sequence ATGAAGAGAAGAGGTTGTGGATGTTTATCCATATTATTAATCCCGTTTTTAATATTACTATTTTATATCGGTTTTAATGTATTTCAAGGTTATCGCGTTAATATCGATGATTTAAAATCTATCGAACAGAAACAGACATTCGTGTCAGCAGACAGTATGCCAAAACATTTAACAGGTGCGTTTGTGGCATTAGAAGATAAGCGTTTTTATAAGCATAGCGGTGTATCTTTTCTCGGTACAACGCGTGCAATATTTGTTTCATTAAAAAATGGAGAAGCCTCACAAGGCGGTAGTACGATTACGCAGCAACTGGTGAAAACATATTTTTTTAATAACGAGAAATCTATCTCCAGAAAGATTAAAGAAGTTGTAGTTGCAAAACGCATTGAGCATCAATATTCTAAAGAACAAATATTAAGCTATTACTTAAATACAATTTATTTCGGAGATAATCTGTATTCTGTAGAAGATGCGGCAAACTATTATTTCAATACGAGTACGCATGTGAGTAATGCATATTATCCGCAAGTAACTGTATTGCAAAGTGCACTATTAGCGAGTGCAATCAATGCACCATCGATTTATCAGATTGACGATTACACACATGATGTTGCGCTTAAATCAAGAACAAAGTTTACATTGGAAAAGATGCTTGAACAGAATGTGATAAACAGAGCACAATATAATGAAGCATTGGCTGGATTATAA
- a CDS encoding type 1 glutamine amidotransferase domain-containing protein, with protein sequence MTKKIAVVLDNLFEDVEFTSPVEAFKKEGHKVTVIGKKVGTVTGKSENTEVQIDKAISDVKPEDFDALLIPGGFSPDMLRGDEKGRFGEFTKHFVQNEKPVFAICHGPQLLIDTDLLKGKKVTSYLSVRKDLENAGATVVDESVVVDSNIVTSRTPDDLEDFNRESVNLLK encoded by the coding sequence ATGACTAAGAAAATCGCAGTAGTATTAGACAATTTATTTGAAGATGTAGAATTTACGAGCCCAGTTGAGGCGTTTAAGAAAGAAGGACATAAAGTTACGGTTATCGGTAAAAAAGTAGGTACTGTAACAGGGAAGTCTGAAAATACAGAAGTACAGATCGATAAAGCAATTAGTGACGTAAAACCTGAAGATTTCGATGCGTTGCTTATCCCTGGTGGATTTTCACCTGATATGTTACGTGGAGATGAAAAGGGCCGTTTCGGTGAATTTACGAAACATTTCGTACAGAACGAAAAACCGGTATTTGCAATTTGTCACGGGCCACAGTTATTAATCGATACGGACTTACTGAAAGGTAAGAAAGTGACAAGTTACTTATCAGTGCGCAAAGATTTAGAAAACGCTGGTGCAACAGTAGTTGATGAATCTGTAGTAGTCGATTCAAATATCGTAACGTCACGTACACCTGATGATTTAGAAGACTTTAATAGAGAATCAGTAAACTTACTTAAATAA
- the rlmD gene encoding 23S rRNA (uracil(1939)-C(5))-methyltransferase RlmD: protein MTDIQVKVGQQFPLTIKRLGINGEGIGYFKRKITFVKGALPGEVIVAQVTDINPKYLQAKMVKIREKSHERVKPKCNVFDLCGGCQLQHLSYRGQLKYKKQIVEDALTKYAPHVKLDKVKDVKGMHNPYTYRNKNQFPVEKTGRKVRAGLYKEHSNTLIDLHECIVQDNRTMHTTNEVKKIMSELNIDACKNPMREKGVRHIVTRVALATGEIQVVFVTNTRHLKKQDLLAERVMRLPGVKSVALNINTEKTSIVMGDETIVIAGVETIREQLQDHIYDLSAESFFQLNPRQTVVLYNEVRDAAALTGHENVVDAFCGTGTIGIWLAHNAKEVRGMDTNEDGIVNAIYNATLNGADNCKFEIGDASEKLNEWIEEGFYPDVITVDPPRTGLSEETIKLINEIKPKTFVYTSCNPSTLAKDLAHLTKAFQVEYIQPVDMFPQTAQVEAVVKLTRKRRLK, encoded by the coding sequence ATGACAGATATACAAGTAAAAGTCGGTCAGCAGTTTCCTTTAACAATTAAGAGACTCGGTATCAACGGTGAAGGTATTGGTTACTTTAAACGTAAGATTACGTTTGTTAAAGGTGCATTACCAGGAGAAGTGATTGTTGCACAAGTAACGGATATTAATCCGAAATATTTACAGGCGAAGATGGTTAAAATACGCGAAAAGTCTCATGAGCGCGTAAAACCAAAATGTAACGTGTTTGATCTATGCGGTGGGTGTCAACTGCAGCATCTTTCATACCGTGGGCAGCTGAAGTATAAGAAACAGATTGTTGAAGATGCTTTAACGAAGTATGCTCCACACGTGAAGTTAGATAAAGTTAAAGACGTTAAGGGGATGCATAACCCTTATACGTACAGAAATAAAAATCAATTCCCTGTAGAGAAGACGGGACGTAAAGTGCGTGCAGGATTATATAAGGAGCACTCGAATACATTAATCGATCTACATGAATGTATCGTTCAGGATAATCGTACGATGCATACGACGAATGAAGTGAAGAAGATTATGAGTGAACTTAATATTGATGCATGTAAAAATCCGATGCGCGAAAAAGGTGTACGCCATATCGTTACACGTGTAGCGCTTGCTACAGGTGAGATTCAGGTCGTGTTCGTTACGAATACACGTCACTTAAAAAAGCAGGACTTATTAGCAGAACGTGTAATGCGTTTACCAGGTGTTAAAAGTGTAGCATTAAATATTAATACGGAGAAAACATCTATCGTTATGGGTGATGAAACGATTGTTATTGCTGGAGTTGAAACGATTCGTGAGCAGTTACAGGATCACATTTATGATTTATCAGCAGAAAGTTTCTTCCAGTTAAACCCAAGACAGACTGTCGTATTATATAATGAAGTACGCGATGCAGCTGCACTTACAGGTCATGAAAATGTTGTTGATGCGTTTTGTGGAACAGGTACAATTGGTATCTGGTTAGCACATAATGCGAAAGAAGTTCGCGGTATGGATACGAACGAAGACGGTATCGTAAACGCAATTTATAATGCGACATTAAACGGTGCGGATAACTGTAAGTTTGAAATCGGGGATGCATCAGAGAAATTAAATGAATGGATTGAAGAAGGTTTCTATCCGGATGTGATTACTGTTGACCCTCCGAGAACCGGGCTTTCAGAAGAGACGATTAAATTAATCAACGAAATTAAACCGAAGACATTCGTTTATACGAGTTGTAACCCTTCAACATTAGCAAAAGACTTAGCGCATTTAACGAAAGCATTCCAGGTAGAATACATTCAGCCTGTTGATATGTTCCCGCAAACTGCACAAGTTGAAGCGGTTGTTAAGCTTACGCGAAAGAGACGATTAAAGTAG
- a CDS encoding SE1561 family protein translates to MTKDSLEEIKVKLNDFMETIDSVDPETTDIQDIDEWLALLDQLEAKVKSIKQ, encoded by the coding sequence ATGACGAAAGATTCTTTAGAAGAAATTAAAGTGAAATTAAATGACTTTATGGAGACGATTGATTCAGTAGACCCGGAAACGACAGATATTCAGGATATCGATGAGTGGTTAGCTTTACTTGATCAGTTAGAAGCAAAGGTTAAATCAATTAAACAATAA
- the yfkAB gene encoding radical SAM/CxCxxxxC motif protein YfkAB, with product MIVTKDKISIHNDPWEAYNDVEKFGETKLSNIEFTTTTLCNMRCAHCAVGYTLQLKDPDTIDMTTILKRLDEVEHLSTLSITGGEPMFSKKSIKETVTPILEYAKSRGIYTQMNSNLTINYDRYEPLIDLIDVMHISHNWGTIDEFAEVGFHVMDKKPPLKARYKLYEQIIENSRKLSEAGMFVSAETMLNKSTLPYLEKIHKEIVNDMKCARHEVHPMYPSDFASDLNVLTIEETKAAIRQLLSFRDENTWMLFGTLPILPCSLNSDDQAFLNEVRQAKNVTVRNDPDGRSRLNVNVFTGDVIVTDFGDETGTIENIIDTPLQTVYDKWKNSALNQTINCHCPKVKCLGPNLLVKNMYYPDVDFKANEKRMHEQ from the coding sequence ATGATAGTCACAAAAGATAAAATTTCAATTCACAATGACCCGTGGGAAGCATACAATGACGTGGAAAAATTCGGTGAAACGAAGTTATCTAATATAGAATTTACGACAACAACATTATGCAATATGCGCTGTGCACATTGTGCTGTCGGGTATACGTTACAACTCAAGGATCCAGATACAATTGATATGACGACGATACTTAAACGTTTAGATGAAGTTGAACATTTATCGACGTTAAGCATAACTGGTGGCGAACCGATGTTCTCTAAAAAATCGATTAAAGAGACCGTAACCCCTATACTTGAATATGCTAAGTCACGCGGTATCTATACACAGATGAACTCAAACTTAACGATTAACTATGACCGCTATGAACCATTAATCGATTTAATAGATGTGATGCATATTTCTCATAACTGGGGAACGATCGATGAATTTGCAGAAGTTGGCTTTCACGTTATGGATAAAAAACCGCCACTTAAAGCACGTTATAAACTGTATGAACAAATTATAGAAAACTCTAGAAAATTATCAGAAGCGGGCATGTTCGTCTCAGCAGAAACGATGCTGAATAAAAGCACACTACCTTATTTGGAGAAAATTCATAAAGAAATTGTTAATGATATGAAATGTGCGCGACATGAAGTACACCCGATGTATCCTTCAGACTTTGCAAGTGACTTAAATGTATTAACAATAGAAGAAACGAAAGCTGCAATTAGGCAATTATTGTCATTCAGAGATGAAAATACGTGGATGTTATTCGGTACACTACCGATATTACCATGCTCTTTAAACAGTGATGATCAGGCATTTTTAAATGAAGTGCGTCAAGCGAAAAATGTCACAGTCCGTAACGACCCTGATGGACGTTCAAGACTGAATGTCAATGTATTTACCGGGGATGTTATTGTGACAGACTTCGGTGATGAAACAGGCACGATTGAGAATATTATCGATACGCCACTTCAGACTGTATACGATAAATGGAAAAACAGTGCACTCAATCAGACGATTAACTGTCACTGCCCGAAAGTGAAATGTCTCGGTCCGAACTTACTCGTGAAGAACATGTATTATCCTGATGTTGACTTTAAAGCTAACGAAAAACGAATGCACGAACAATAG
- a CDS encoding acyl-CoA thioesterase, with amino-acid sequence MNMSERLKKSMSASRTVKTQQIFPSDTNHHNTLFGGKLMAMIDDVASIAATRHCGRSVVTASTDSVDFLQPIRPGEIVSMVALVTYTGTSSLEVCVKVIAENTLKESKHLAAISFLTFVALDENNHPVMVPEVFAETEDQVWLNETGKERAQVRKARRSKSKDLHQFFSNNLTI; translated from the coding sequence ATGAATATGAGTGAACGATTAAAAAAATCTATGAGTGCTTCAAGAACGGTAAAAACACAACAAATCTTCCCGTCGGATACTAATCATCATAATACGTTGTTCGGTGGTAAGCTGATGGCCATGATTGATGACGTAGCAAGTATTGCAGCGACAAGACATTGTGGACGCTCAGTCGTGACGGCGAGTACTGATTCAGTAGATTTTCTGCAGCCGATTCGACCAGGAGAAATCGTGTCGATGGTTGCGTTAGTTACGTATACCGGTACGTCATCGTTAGAAGTGTGTGTAAAAGTCATAGCTGAGAATACATTGAAGGAGAGTAAACACTTGGCTGCAATAAGTTTCCTGACGTTTGTTGCGCTTGATGAAAACAATCACCCGGTAATGGTACCAGAAGTTTTTGCTGAAACGGAAGATCAAGTATGGCTGAATGAAACAGGCAAGGAACGTGCACAAGTACGTAAAGCACGTCGCAGTAAGAGTAAAGATTTGCACCAGTTTTTCTCGAATAATTTAACGATATAG
- a CDS encoding aminopeptidase, whose translation MLYKEEQLKQYAALLVKVGMNVQPDQRVFIRATVDAKDFVHLVVESAYEVGASDVKVHYTDDKLTQLNFKYRSKESFEFVPQYLVDERMDYANDYAAQLALISSSPENLKDADSDKVSANMKAYGTAFKDYMKMMQSDQFSWTVAAYPSKAWAKLVFPELDEDKAFEKLLDAILDSVRMNSEDPVAAWTAHNDNLHSKADYLNNKKYAALRYKAPGTDLEVGLPEGHIWCGASSINKDGIQFMANMPTEEVFTVPHKDKVNGYVSSTLPLSYGGNIIDNFKLTFKDGKVVDFTAETGQDILEGLLNTDDAAKYLGEVALVPHDSPISNSKILYYNTLFDENASCHLALGSAYPFCLEGGKELDESGLAQAGLNNSITHEDFMIGSAEMNIYGVTKEGNEEEIFVNGNWAF comes from the coding sequence ATGTTATACAAAGAAGAGCAATTAAAACAATATGCAGCATTACTCGTAAAAGTAGGAATGAATGTTCAACCGGATCAACGTGTGTTTATTCGTGCAACTGTTGATGCGAAAGATTTCGTACATCTTGTAGTAGAATCAGCATATGAAGTAGGGGCAAGTGACGTAAAGGTACATTATACAGATGATAAATTAACGCAGCTTAACTTTAAGTATCGTTCTAAAGAAAGTTTTGAATTTGTACCGCAATACTTAGTAGATGAGCGTATGGATTATGCTAATGACTATGCAGCACAACTTGCACTTATTTCATCAAGCCCTGAAAACTTGAAGGATGCAGATTCAGATAAAGTTTCAGCGAATATGAAAGCATATGGTACAGCATTTAAAGATTATATGAAGATGATGCAGTCGGATCAGTTTAGCTGGACAGTTGCAGCATATCCATCAAAAGCATGGGCAAAATTAGTGTTCCCGGAACTGGATGAAGATAAAGCATTCGAAAAATTGTTAGATGCAATTTTAGATAGCGTACGTATGAATAGTGAAGACCCTGTAGCAGCATGGACTGCACATAATGATAATCTGCACAGTAAAGCTGATTACTTAAACAATAAAAAATATGCTGCACTGCGATATAAAGCACCTGGCACAGACCTTGAAGTAGGGTTGCCTGAAGGACATATTTGGTGCGGCGCATCAAGCATCAATAAGGATGGCATTCAGTTTATGGCGAATATGCCGACTGAAGAAGTATTTACAGTGCCACATAAAGACAAAGTAAATGGATACGTATCAAGTACACTGCCACTAAGCTATGGTGGAAATATTATCGATAACTTTAAATTAACATTTAAAGATGGTAAAGTTGTGGACTTTACAGCAGAAACAGGTCAGGACATTTTAGAAGGATTACTGAATACGGATGATGCCGCGAAGTATCTTGGTGAAGTAGCACTAGTGCCACATGACTCACCAATTTCAAACTCTAAAATTTTATACTACAACACATTATTTGATGAGAATGCATCATGCCACTTAGCGTTAGGTTCAGCTTATCCGTTCTGTCTGGAAGGTGGCAAGGAACTTGATGAGTCAGGTCTTGCACAAGCCGGACTGAATAACTCTATTACACATGAGGACTTTATGATTGGCTCAGCAGAAATGAATATTTACGGTGTTACAAAAGAAGGTAACGAAGAAGAGATTTTTGTAAACGGAAATTGGGCGTTTTAA
- a CDS encoding DUF1128 family protein, whose amino-acid sequence MTKAEMIDEIVKKLKLVNIGVIKPESIDDNKMEELTEIYEMVKKRDTFSPSEMSALTDALGSLRK is encoded by the coding sequence ATGACAAAAGCAGAAATGATTGATGAAATCGTAAAGAAATTAAAACTCGTTAATATCGGAGTAATTAAGCCGGAGTCTATCGATGATAATAAGATGGAAGAACTAACAGAAATTTATGAAATGGTGAAAAAACGCGATACATTCTCACCGAGTGAAATGTCAGCATTAACTGATGCGCTTGGTAGTTTAAGAAAATAA
- a CDS encoding YtxH domain-containing protein, producing MKNKLVPAVIAGAVIGAAVSMADRKTRNSVKNTVSNTKQNGITPKASTKDKVTNLKDELLYWKETIDEIRRNNPELERAILDAKDTFIEKRNQKKISGPNG from the coding sequence ATGAAAAACAAATTAGTACCGGCAGTTATCGCAGGTGCAGTTATCGGTGCTGCAGTATCAATGGCTGACAGAAAGACGCGTAACTCAGTTAAGAACACAGTTTCAAACACGAAACAAAATGGTATTACACCTAAAGCATCAACTAAAGATAAAGTAACGAACTTAAAAGATGAATTACTCTACTGGAAAGAAACTATCGACGAAATTCGTCGTAATAATCCAGAGTTAGAACGCGCAATCTTAGATGCGAAAGATACATTCATCGAAAAGCGTAACCAGAAGAAAATTTCAGGTCCAAACGGATAA